Part of the Limihaloglobus sulfuriphilus genome is shown below.
TTTTGTTTTTGTATCGTCAATCCTCGTCTTGAGATACGTGTCGTACTCATTGGGATAGTTCTGCCCCCATACAGCATTGTCAGGCTGCCATTCATCTATCGGTTTAAGAACGAGGCCGGGCCGCTGGGCTTCCCATCGCCGTTCCATGATGCTTACTGCAAGCAGTCCCAGAAGAAGAACCACCGCCGCACACATTGCCAGTATAACAAGGCCTGCCCATAAGGGGAGTTTAAGCTGTGGGTTTGTTTCTTTTTTGCCGTTTTCGTTATTTGTCATTTTTGTCTCCTTTTTTCATCCAATCAAGACCAGCTGCCGGCAGCTCGGGCCGCAATGGCCGCGGTGAGGCCGAAAGGCTCTTTGTGTTGCCGTGTATATTTGTATGGCATTGCCAGCAGGCCCTTTCGGTTGTGTCTGCCAGGCGGACCATTAGAAATTCATTATTGTGGCAGGTGAGGCAGTTTTCCTGAACTACGTGGCGGGCTGCGGATGAGAGCTCAAGTACCTGAGGTTCTGTGCCGGCGGTAAAAACGTAGGAATGTTTCATGCCGTCAAAAGCCTTGAAGGCGTATTTGGCAGCGATATTGCCGTGCGGGACATGGCAGTCGGTGCAAACTGCCGCGCGTCCGTGGCTGCCGCGTTTCCACGAAGCATAGGCGTCTGTCATAACATGGCAGTTTATGCAGGTCTCGGGTTCGTCTGAGAGGTAGGAAACCGCATTTGATATCCGCACAAGAAAAAGCACCATACCCAGTACTATTCCGGCAGATGCGAATAGGCCCAACTGCAGAATACGAGGTAGTGAAGTGTACAGCCTCAAAAGGCTGTGTAATATATTTGGAATAAATGATAAATCTAAATATGACTTCATAAACGGATTATAGGAATTTTTGATGTTGATTACAAGTGTTTTTTGGTTTGCGTTTCGATAAGAAGGTTTGTTGTCTGAATTGCCGGGAACTGTCGTTGGAAAAATGTTTGCAATATGTTCAATGACAGTATGGTTTTGGGTAAATTCGAGCCGGAGTGAAGTGCTCATATAAAAGAAAAGCCCTGCTGTTTTTGTCCAATTCGCAAAAAAATAACCACTTAACCTTTTAATATCAAGTGGTTATGAATCAGTGCGGATGAGAGGATTCGAACCTCCACGAGCGTAATGCTCACTAGCACCTGAAGCTAGCGCGTCTGCCAGTTCCGCCACATCCGCGGCTGTTAAAGGAAAGTATAATAGTCAATTCGCGTGGATAGTCAAGATGCGAAAAAGGAAAATATAGAAATTTATTTTCAGGTTTTCATAAAAAAGAAACCGGAACTTTTATGGTTCCGGTTTCGGGGAAGAATAGTTTGGTATCATTATAAAAATTTAAGAACTGCCGCGTGGTCGGGTCAATTACGAACAGCCCTGAGATTCTCCGCAGTTGAAACATCTGTAGCAGGCACCGTTTCTTACAGTGATTGCACCGCAGTTTGAGCATATTGGCGCATCATCGGGAAAGTGCTTGAACTGGTCGTCAACCTTTTCTACAGAAACTCTGCGTGCGGCTGAAAATTCACCCTCGCCTGCCCCTGCCATCACAACGGCGGGAGAAGTTTTTGGTGAAGCCGATGTTCTCAGAGATTCGGCGCCGGCTCGGGGGCCTTTGGGGGAACTGACATCTTTGCGGCCATTATCTTTATTTGAGCCTGGGCCGGCAACTTTCGGCTTTTTTGCTGAACCGTCTGTGTTTTTGTGGTAATCCGGGATATTTTTCTCGGCATACCCCGGCAGGAACTGACATCCAAGCCAGCAGAATATATAATCAATGAGGCTGGCCGCGAATTTAATCTGTTTGTTTGATGTCATACCGGAGGGTTCAAAGCGTGCGTGGCGGAACTTGTCAACAAGCGTGACCAGCGGTACACCGTACTGGAGGCTCATTGAAACGCAAGTGCCGATTACATCCATCAGCCCGCCGACGGTGCTGCCTTCCTTTGCCATTACAATAAACAGCTCCCCGGGCTGGCCGTCATCATGCAGTCCGACCGTGAGGTAGCCTTCGTGGCCGTTGACTGAGAATTTGTGCGTGATACTCTTGCGGGTATCGGGCAGTCTCTTTCTATACGGTTTCTGGATAATTACGGTCTCAACTTCTTTTTTGCCGTTGCTTTGCTCACTTATGGAAGTATTCATGGGCTGTGTGCGTTTCGAACCGTCGCGGTATATAGCAACGGCCTTTAGGCCGAGTTTCCAGCTTTCGGTGTAAGCATCTTTTATGTCTTCTCTGGTGCTCTGGTTGGGCATATTTATTGTCTTG
Proteins encoded:
- the nrfH gene encoding cytochrome c nitrite reductase small subunit, whose amino-acid sequence is MSTSLRLEFTQNHTVIEHIANIFPTTVPGNSDNKPSYRNANQKTLVINIKNSYNPFMKSYLDLSFIPNILHSLLRLYTSLPRILQLGLFASAGIVLGMVLFLVRISNAVSYLSDEPETCINCHVMTDAYASWKRGSHGRAAVCTDCHVPHGNIAAKYAFKAFDGMKHSYVFTAGTEPQVLELSSAARHVVQENCLTCHNNEFLMVRLADTTERACWQCHTNIHGNTKSLSASPRPLRPELPAAGLDWMKKGDKNDK